Sequence from the Bacillus mesophilus genome:
CGACTGAGGCCAGAGCATTAAATAGTTTTACCGATGAACAAGTCGATATCATCCTATTTGGTCATTCGCATATACCTATTTTAAAGCAGGTGAATGCTATTACTCTCTTCAATCCTGGATCACCTACAGATAAACGTCGACAGGATGCTTTTTCCTTTGGAGTTATCAACATAGCAGAAACCTTGTCAATTCATCATGTTTTTTTTGAAAATAACCGTTAAAATAAAAAGTCCAAATTTACTGACAAAACAATCTTTTATGCTACAATATTAATTACTTATAAAACATAAAGTAGCTGCTTAAATTTTTGATAACATGCAAAAGCTACAATGAATGGAGGTCAACTAGGTGGAATACAACATCGGAAGGACAGAAGAGATAACCATTTACAGCAATGCTCTTCAAGAGGAACTCACACTACTCGTATATAAGCCTTCGAATTACTCTTCTTTATATAAATATCATCTTGTTATAGCCCAAGATGGACAGGATTATTTTAATTTGGGGCGAATTGCACGGGTTACAGAGGAGCTTATTCAGGAGAAGCGAATTCCAAATACTATCATCGTAGGCATTCCCTACGGCAATGTACGAGATCGAAAAGATAAATATCACCCTGATGGTTCACAGAAGGATGCCTACATACGCTTTTTAGCACACGAATTGGTACCATACCTTGATGATCAATATCCTACCTATCAAATGGGTCGTGGGAGAGTTCTCATTGGTGATTCATTAGGTGCAACCATCTCGTTATTAGCAGGATTACAATATCCTCATACCTTCGGAAAAATTGCCTTGCAGTCACCTTATGTAGATGAAACCGTCTTAACTAAAGTAGAGAATTTCCCTTCACCACATCTTTTACAGCTTTATCATACATTTGGGACGAAGGAAGTTGATGTTAAAACAACCGATGGAACCATAAAGGATTTTGTTACACCAAACCGATCTCTAGCAGAGCTAATTAAAAATAAGAGCTATGAGGCCCTCCTTAATCAGTTTGAAGGAGATCATACCTGGACCTATTGGCAACCTGACTTAAAGAATGCTCTTCACTATATTCTCAACGACTAGCGATGGGTTATCATCTAAATTTTTGTTATAATAATTACAAAACAACTAATTCATCATTTTAAATATTTTAGGGAGGTATACATTGTGAAATATGGAATTGCAGTATTTCCATCAAAAAAGCTACAAGATTATGCGAATTCGTATCGAAAGCGCTATGACACCAATTATGCCTTAATTCCCCCACATATCACATTAAAAAGTGGCTTTGAGGGAACTGAGAATCAGATTACAACGATTGTTGAAGAGCTACATAAGATCGCAGCAGATATTAAAGCATTTAAATTGAATGTGTATAAGGTTAGTTCTTTTCATCCTGTAAATAATGTTATTTATTTCGGTGTAGAGGCTAAGCCAGAGTTAGAAGAACTACATAACAGAATGCATACAGGAGTGTTCCCTACAGAGCGTGAATATGCTTATGTTCCTCATATAACAATCGCACAAAATCTGTCTGATGATGAGCATTCTGATGTACTAAGCTCGCTTAAAATGTTAAATATCAATTTTGAAGAAACGATTGATCGCTTTCAATTATTATATCAACTAGAAAATGGGTCTTGGACTGTACATGAAACATTCCACTTAGGAAAGGATTGCTAACACTTGAACGTAAGAGTAGTAACAAATGATAATGAATTTAATGACGCACTAAAAGTAAGACGTTTGGTATTTATCGATGAACAGCAAGTACCTGAAGAAGAAGAAATTGATCAATACGAACAAGAGTGTACTCATGTGGTCATGTATGATGACAATAAACAACCGATTGCAGCTGGTAGATTACGAAATGTGGATGGTAGTGGTAAAATGGAGAGAATCTGTGTACTTTCTTCACATCGAAATCTTGGTCTTGGAAAGCACGTAATGGACCATTTAGAAATGCTTGCAAAGGAAAAAGGCTATAAAAAGTTGAAGTTAAATGCCCAAACACATGCAGAAGGCTTTTATAGTAAACTTGGTTACCAGACTATTTCAGATATATTTATGGATGCGGGGATCCCACATGTAACGATGGTAAAAGAAGTTTAATGAGGAATTGCTACTTTTAGTAGCAATTTTTTTGTTATGGGAGAACGTGGAAAAGGCGCGGAGGGATTTCTCCCTCCTCCAGGATTAACTTACGATAAAATTTGATAACCAAAAATAAAATGGGATACCAAAGATCAAGTTAAATGGTAGCGTCAAACCTAATGACGAACCTATATACACCCCTGAATTAGCTTCTGGGATGGAATGCTCAATTGCAGCCGGTGCAGCAATATATGAGGCACTCGCGGTTAGTACTCCAAGTATGAAAGTTCCTCCTATAGACAATCCGATAAAATTACCTACTAAGATTCCACATACCCCTCCAATAAGCGGTAATATAAAAACATAAGCAAAAGAATACCACTTGATTCCTTTTAAATCCCTTACCTGCTGAGTAGCAATCATCCCCATGTGAAGTAAAAAGATACTTAAAATTCCATAAAATAAATCACCAAATAGAGGTTCTATTTTGGCTAACTCCGTTTGATGGGCAATTAATCCAATAGCGATTCCACCAAGAAGTAAAAAGATGCTTTTTCCAAAAAAAGCCTCTTTAAACACTTCGCCTAAACCAGAAGTAGAATCACTATCTTTTTTCATCATTATTTTGTAAAGCACTATTGCCAGCACAATAGCGGGACCCTCCATAACAACCAGTATGGCAGGCATATAATCCTCATAGGAAACCATCATTTTATCAAGAAAAGATAGTCCAGCTACGAAGGTTACTGCACTCACCGAACCATAATGTGCAGCCAAAGCTAATGAATTAGGTATGTCAAACTTAAAAACATTCTTTACGAGAAGGTACGTGATACCTAGCATAACAATACTTAAAAATAAAGCGGCTAAAATCGTGATAAACATCTCGTTGAAAGAAGCATTTTTCAACTTCCTGCCACCATTAATCCCAATCGTTAAAAGGATAATCATGGTATATCCTGTATAGAATGCTTCTGGTACTTTTAAGTCAGAGTTTACGAGGGTAGCGATAATTCCAATGATAAAAAATAAAATTAATGGTGATAAGAGATTTGTATAAATAATTTCAACGACAGGACCCATACTTTCCTCCCCTTTTTTCATATTAGTTTCCCTAACAGAATAAAGATTGATTCGCAAATCAGTATGTTAAGTACTCATAATTTCATCACTCCCTGTACAGTCTAAATAATGAGAGGAATGGTGACTTTTATGGAATTCACAGGTATTGCAATAAAGTTAGTTGTTGGATACGTTTCATTGATGATTACTACAAGGGCTCTTGGCAGGACACAAATAACACAAATTACACCATTTGATTTTATTTCCGCCTTAGTTCTTGGAGAATTGGTCGGTGGGGCTATTCATGATAAGGATGTTAGTGCCTTCCAAATTATATATGCAGTTCTGATCTGGGGGGCACTTATTTATATTACTGAAATAACCACTCAGAAATTTATTACATCTCGATATTTTCTAGAGGGTTCTCCTTCTCTCATTATACGAAGAGGAGAAATAAACTATAAACGTTTAAAGAAAAATAAATTAGATTTAGATCAGCTTCAGAACCTTCTAAGAAAAAAAGATATTTTTTCAATTCGAGATGTGGAATTTGCCATTTTAGAGACGGATGGGACAGTAAGTGTGCTTAAGAAGACGGATTCTGATACACCAACTAAAAAGGACCTAAATATCAAGAGTAATCCAGTCCATTTACCTTTAGCTTTAGTGTCTGATGGTCAATTAGTAGAGAAGAACATTAAAGAGGCTGGCGTAGAAAAATCGTGGGTACTAAGTCAGTTACAAGTTCATGGATGTAATCGAGTGCGGGATTGTCTTTATGCAGAATGGTCAGAAGGAGAAGCGCTTTATGTAATTAAGTACTGAGCTTCTCCTCTTTTTTTTGTTTAATGTTTATGGTATTATCAATTATTTCTAATGTAACCTGTTGGTCTTTATATAATTTAGTTAGATAAGCTGTTATTGCCGTCCTATATAAGACGAAGGAAGTCATGTTGAAAAGCTTTATGTCCCAACGGTCACACATTTGCTTAACAATCTGTTCATGACTAATTCCATTATCATCATAACTGTCAATAATGTCTCTCATTGAAGACAATATTTCTTGATGTACTTTTTTATTGGCATGGACGGTCTCTTGAAAATTTTCCTCATAGATTCCATGACCCGGAACAGTTCCACTACACTTCAAATTACTAAGTTTGTCCAAAGACGAGAGTGTTTGTTCTAAATCAATAATATAAGGAATTTTATGTTTATCTAAAGATTCTATACCAAAGTATGAATCTGCAGCAAACAAGATATCATTCATTAGTATACCCATTTGGTTAACACTATGTCCTGGTAGAGAAATTAACTCTATCGAAAATCCATCTACTTCATATTTCCCCTCATCTACAACTTCGTCTATCTCTAAAGCTTGTCCTTCAATGAATTTATTTCGGATTTCCTCTATTGGATAATTTCCATGAGAGAAAGCCACTGAAGCAAGAATAGGATTTCTTAATATTGCCTCTTCTATTTGAGGAGCAATGGTGTATATGTTTTTAGTTGATTGTAGGTAAGCGGCACCACCATAATGGTCAGCGTGTGAATGTGTAATAATAAGGTGAGTTAAAGGCAGCTTTTTTTCCTCTAACTTTTTTATAACCTTTTTCATACTTTGTGAATCTAATCCGGCATCAATAAGCATACCTTTTTCCTGTTCTTTAAGGTGAACGTATCCAATATTAACCGCAGATTTAAAATAATAAGTATCTCTGCATATCTCAATTAATTCCATTTTTTATATCCTCAACCTTTATATAACTTCGTTTATATTGATTCCTTTACCTGTAATTAATGAAATTAGCTGATAATTTGGTTTATAACTTTTTTTAACCTTACTCGCTGGAGAAACAACTGAAAGTTCCTCTGATGTTTCAAGCTCTAACTGTTCTCGGTTATCGTCCTTAAGTCTCTTTTCCAATGATACCTTAGGTACTGGTGGAAGTACAAATGGAGATACCCCAGTCTTCAACTTTCGATTAGCATATTGAGTGTATTCATGTTGAGTGATTGGTAGAATATAACCCATTTCTATCACCTCCTTAATTATTTACCCTCTTTATTCTCTTACTAAACTATTCGGATCTAAGTTTCAATTTATGACTTCATATGCATTTTGTATATTATGGAAGCTAATTAAACCTCATTATCAACCATTTGATGTAAAAATAATGACAGTTCTTGACGGAAGAACCCGGGAATCATCCACGTTTTTCTGACACCATTAGACAATGACGGGTATATTAGAGAAAATACCTACGAACAAAAGTCGCAAGTGCCCCGTATAGCCCCGACAATTCAAATGCACTAGTCCAAGTTTTCAACAAGTGATAAATTTTATCATTTCCTAACACTAAAAAAGGCCCTCCGCTAACACGGAGAGCTTAGAGAAATTAGCATGTTGGGAAACTGTTCACTATATACTATGAAGCATAGACAAGTTTGACTGGACAAGTGTACTAGGTCAGAAGTGGAAATTCAGACATGTTCACTCACTTAATTTTTTTCTGTTGTTTCATTTAGGTGGCCCTCTAGATTTTGAATAAGCTTGGTTAATTGGATAGCTTGTTGTTGGTAAAAGTCTTGATGGTCTTGGTTTTTCATTTTAAGCCCAATTAATTCTAGTTCTGCCTGACACTTTTTTAAAGTCGCATAAACCCGTTTTGATTCTGGCGGGTGTGGTAGTTCCTTTGTATCATCAAATAGATCAATATGAAGCTTTTGATTGCCATCAATTTGCGCTAGAAAGACATCCTTTATTTGGATACTCCGTTCATCCATCTCTTTTTGTATCCAACTTTTAGTTAGCTTTGTTGTTGAGAGTGATTCTTCTAGAATTTTACCATCCATTATAATAGCTTGAGGCTCTTTTTCTTGAGGTGGGTTTGGGTCTATATCGCCTAATGTAATCGGCTGGTGTTCTTTTTTTAATAAGACACTTAGATCACCCGTGGGTTCAAAAGAAGCAAACTCCACATCCGCTACTTTAAATACGTTTTTCTCCCGTAGCATTTCTAAAAGCTCATCAGACGATACTTTTTCTTTATATAAATTCTTCTCAAGGATTTTTCCATTTTGAATAAAAACGGTTGATTTCCCCTCAACAAAATCACGAAACTTTTTACTTTTCACCGCAAAGAAGTCTAACATGAAAGGAAATAAAGCCCAAATAAGCAGTGCAACTACACCATGAAGATATGAAACAGCGAGGTCCATGGATAAGGCCCCCGCAATATCTCCTACTGTTATACCAACAATTGTTTCAAAGAAAGAGAGCTCTGATAATTGTTTTTTTCCTAGGATTTTTAATATAAAAAATAACCCAACTAATATTGAAAAGGACCGTATTATAATATGCAGCCATTCAGGCATACAAATCACTCTTTTCTTCTAGGCTGTATCTATCATTTAAATATTCCTTCTAGCGAGAGGGAAGTTAGCACACCTTAAACTAGCTGCTGAACTCACTGCCTTCCCCTACCTTAACCCTTAGGTTTAAACAATAGTGCTCCTATAAATGCAAAAATAATAGCGGCTGAAATACCAGAGCTTGTCACTTCAAACATTCCAGTTAGCACACCAATAATTCCATGCTGTTCTGCCTCTTCTAGGGCTCCATGAACAAGGGAATTACCGAAACTAGTAATGGGTATCGTTGCACCCGCACCTGCAAAAGCAATTAAAGGCTCATATAAACCGAAGCCATCTAAAATCGCACCCATTACAACAAGTGTACTCAACGTATGTGCAGGAGTTAGTTTTAATACGTCAAACATAATTTGTCCGATTACACAAATAAGTCCACCCACAACAAATGCCCAGAAAAATGTTGCAAACACTATGCTTCACCTCCGTATTCGATAGAAACGGCATGCGCAATACAAGGAATCGTTTCCTGTTGCTGAAAAGATAAAGGAGAAAGAAGAGCCCCAGTCGCAACAACTAAAATTCTCTTTAGCTCCCCTTTTCTCATCTTATTTAATAGATGGCCATAAAGGACAGTCGCTGAACATCCTGGTCCACTCGCACCTGCCATTACTGGCTGATCATCTTTATAAATTAATAATCCACAATCCTTAAACTGCTCTGGCTTTATGCCAATTTGATGCTCTGTCATTAAATCCAGCGCAACCTTTCTTCCAATCTTCCCTAAGTCACCTGTTATGATAAGGTCATAATATGAAGGATCAATTTGCCGCTCTTTAAAATGAGCCTCGATCGTATCAACTGCCGCGGGTGCCATTGCTCCTCCCATGTTAAAAGGATCCTTTAGCCCCATATCCATTACTTTTCCGATTGTGGCAGATGTTACTTGCGGTCCATTTCCCGATTTCCCCACCACGCAGGCTCCTGAACCCGTAACTGTCCACTGTGCTGTTG
This genomic interval carries:
- a CDS encoding alpha/beta hydrolase-fold protein; this translates as MEYNIGRTEEITIYSNALQEELTLLVYKPSNYSSLYKYHLVIAQDGQDYFNLGRIARVTEELIQEKRIPNTIIVGIPYGNVRDRKDKYHPDGSQKDAYIRFLAHELVPYLDDQYPTYQMGRGRVLIGDSLGATISLLAGLQYPHTFGKIALQSPYVDETVLTKVENFPSPHLLQLYHTFGTKEVDVKTTDGTIKDFVTPNRSLAELIKNKSYEALLNQFEGDHTWTYWQPDLKNALHYILND
- a CDS encoding 2'-5' RNA ligase family protein — its product is MKYGIAVFPSKKLQDYANSYRKRYDTNYALIPPHITLKSGFEGTENQITTIVEELHKIAADIKAFKLNVYKVSSFHPVNNVIYFGVEAKPELEELHNRMHTGVFPTEREYAYVPHITIAQNLSDDEHSDVLSSLKMLNINFEETIDRFQLLYQLENGSWTVHETFHLGKDC
- a CDS encoding GNAT family N-acetyltransferase, yielding MNVRVVTNDNEFNDALKVRRLVFIDEQQVPEEEEIDQYEQECTHVVMYDDNKQPIAAGRLRNVDGSGKMERICVLSSHRNLGLGKHVMDHLEMLAKEKGYKKLKLNAQTHAEGFYSKLGYQTISDIFMDAGIPHVTMVKEV
- a CDS encoding sodium-dependent bicarbonate transport family permease, which gives rise to MGPVVEIIYTNLLSPLILFFIIGIIATLVNSDLKVPEAFYTGYTMIILLTIGINGGRKLKNASFNEMFITILAALFLSIVMLGITYLLVKNVFKFDIPNSLALAAHYGSVSAVTFVAGLSFLDKMMVSYEDYMPAILVVMEGPAIVLAIVLYKIMMKKDSDSTSGLGEVFKEAFFGKSIFLLLGGIAIGLIAHQTELAKIEPLFGDLFYGILSIFLLHMGMIATQQVRDLKGIKWYSFAYVFILPLIGGVCGILVGNFIGLSIGGTFILGVLTASASYIAAPAAIEHSIPEANSGVYIGSSLGLTLPFNLIFGIPFYFWLSNFIVS
- a CDS encoding DUF421 domain-containing protein; translated protein: MEFTGIAIKLVVGYVSLMITTRALGRTQITQITPFDFISALVLGELVGGAIHDKDVSAFQIIYAVLIWGALIYITEITTQKFITSRYFLEGSPSLIIRRGEINYKRLKKNKLDLDQLQNLLRKKDIFSIRDVEFAILETDGTVSVLKKTDSDTPTKKDLNIKSNPVHLPLALVSDGQLVEKNIKEAGVEKSWVLSQLQVHGCNRVRDCLYAEWSEGEALYVIKY
- a CDS encoding MBL fold metallo-hydrolase translates to MELIEICRDTYYFKSAVNIGYVHLKEQEKGMLIDAGLDSQSMKKVIKKLEEKKLPLTHLIITHSHADHYGGAAYLQSTKNIYTIAPQIEEAILRNPILASVAFSHGNYPIEEIRNKFIEGQALEIDEVVDEGKYEVDGFSIELISLPGHSVNQMGILMNDILFAADSYFGIESLDKHKIPYIIDLEQTLSSLDKLSNLKCSGTVPGHGIYEENFQETVHANKKVHQEILSSMRDIIDSYDDNGISHEQIVKQMCDRWDIKLFNMTSFVLYRTAITAYLTKLYKDQQVTLEIIDNTINIKQKKEEKLST
- a CDS encoding DUF421 domain-containing protein, whose amino-acid sequence is MPEWLHIIIRSFSILVGLFFILKILGKKQLSELSFFETIVGITVGDIAGALSMDLAVSYLHGVVALLIWALFPFMLDFFAVKSKKFRDFVEGKSTVFIQNGKILEKNLYKEKVSSDELLEMLREKNVFKVADVEFASFEPTGDLSVLLKKEHQPITLGDIDPNPPQEKEPQAIIMDGKILEESLSTTKLTKSWIQKEMDERSIQIKDVFLAQIDGNQKLHIDLFDDTKELPHPPESKRVYATLKKCQAELELIGLKMKNQDHQDFYQQQAIQLTKLIQNLEGHLNETTEKN
- the spoVAE gene encoding stage V sporulation protein AE, whose protein sequence is MFATFFWAFVVGGLICVIGQIMFDVLKLTPAHTLSTLVVMGAILDGFGLYEPLIAFAGAGATIPITSFGNSLVHGALEEAEQHGIIGVLTGMFEVTSSGISAAIIFAFIGALLFKPKG
- the spoVAD gene encoding stage V sporulation protein AD, translating into MTQMQRTWVFENKPVILSSAAIGGPFEAEGNLAEDFDILHEDLWIGEDSYEKAHKILLEESIYKSIEKANLTKDDIQFLLAGDLINQITPSSFAARTLGTPYFGLFGACSTSMEGLALGAFIVNHGGADHIVTAASSHNSAVEKQFRYPTEYGGQKPPTAQWTVTGSGACVVGKSGNGPQVTSATIGKVMDMGLKDPFNMGGAMAPAAVDTIEAHFKERQIDPSYYDLIITGDLGKIGRKVALDLMTEHQIGIKPEQFKDCGLLIYKDDQPVMAGASGPGCSATVLYGHLLNKMRKGELKRILVVATGALLSPLSFQQQETIPCIAHAVSIEYGGEA